TTCACTGCAACTCCCTGTCCCCGCTCTTGCTCAGGAAGGGCAGCATCACCCGCCCGGCTCTGCTGCAGCAACGCTGCTGTGACGGCTGGGCTGCTAGAGGTACTTTGCACTCTCAGCCGCCCCGCGGGAGAAAGTGCTCTTTGCCTGCAGGAATCCCAAGTACCTGGATCCTCTGCATCTCCTTTGGTTGTTCTCCCTTTCCTGTCACACTGGGTGTCTCCTTTTCTGCCTCGGCCTTTGCTTTCATTGCTCCGGCTGAgtgctgtttccttttttccgctgccgccgcctcttttttcttcttttcctcttcttccaggAATTTCCGGATATATGGTGGAAGctgctcctctttcttcttcttcttcttctcccgTTTCTTCTGGAGGTCAAACAAAATGCAACAGCAGGCAGCATTAGTCTGTCCTGCCACGGCTGAgctgttttcctcccttccctcccttctcttcTGCCTTGCTGTCCACGCTGCTTTGCTCCCAGGTTCCTGCAGGCTCCACCGAAGAGCCCGTCTGGAATGCCCAGGGAGATCAGCCACCAGCGGGCTACAAACCAGCCGGCAGCTGGCGAGCCCAGACAAGCCCTGCAGTCACCCGGCCGACAGAAACCGCCCCAAGTGAGGGCTCTGCGTGTGTTTCCAGGCTACTGGAAGTGACAAGTATATTCTCCAATGACAGTGACCCGCTTCTCCTCAAGTAAACACCAAAGCAACTGGTCAGTGGTCCCATGAACACCCAGTGAAGAATCTTGTGAGCACTGCCGTGCGTGGAGCAACGCTGCTCTACAGCACGACGCGCTCCTGCAGCGTCCCGTGTCGGGtaccttttctctcttttctctcctctccatGGCTCTGGCAATGAAGTCCACTGTTCCGGGTCCGACCAGAGGCGGcagctttcctttctcctccttttccttcaagcagctCCTCTGGACAGCTGGTAGCTGCCTGCAAAGACACAACAGGGTGTCCTGCAGGAGTGCAGGAGGAGCAGGTTCTGCACCTTGTGCTTCCAAgtggcacagctgctgctgctgcagcagaacGCGCTCTACTCGCCTCCTCGTCATCAAGTGCCCAGACACGGAGAAGACCCCAAGCTGCCAGATGTGCCCAACGGCCCCCCTACAACTCAGGATGCCCGGGTCTCGGCCCTCTCTTGCTGGAGCACCCAGAGGAACGGGGTCCTGTGCCCGGAGATAGCGCTACGCCCTCCAGGTCAGCGCACTGCAGTCTGCTCCTGGGTCCGAAACACAGAGCGCTCACGGGCTGTGCGGGCAGGTTGGGCGCTGGGGACGCAGTGTCAAAGGGAGGAGGACACGGCCCCACGAGAAAAGCCGtcctgccccccagctccccttAAGACAGGCGTCAGCGTAGAAGAGGCTCCTGGTCACTCAGGGCAATCCTCTGCAGTAACCAACCGCAGAACACTGTTCTCAGCAAACAGAAAGGTCGGGCTCATTTCAGTCTGAAGGGAAAGCCACAATGGCCTCCTGCTCCCGGAATGAGCATTTGCGGTTGGGGACTCAACAGATCTGCACATCgggagcagagaaagaaatagtgCTGCCTGCGGGGTCTGCCAAGAAGCTACGAGACACTTGCCATGCCCGAGAAACCATCAGTTAGTGGGACACGGGGTGAGTGCACTTGGAGTGTGTCCGGGAGAAACATCTCGCTCCCACAGAGACCGGAGCAGGGGTCACCCTCCCCCATTGATGCAAGTGTCTCACCTGGCGCGAGGCTCACTCCCCTCAGCTTTCTGACCCTGCTCCGGCTTCACAGGCAGTGCAGGTAACCGATTTGGAGAAAGCCTTGCTCGACGAAGGAGGCGCTTCTCGGCAACATCCTCTGGAAACGGGAAAGGAGACGATTCTTCAGAACAGCATCTCGGTCTTGTTCTGGGAACCGGGTGCCAGTTGTGTGCCAGTTCCAAGGAGAGTGACGTGCGGGTCTGCTCAGGGCTGTGCTAACACTGGGGAAGGTGGTCCTTTTCATCCCTTGGGAGGAAAGCCATGTTTCCTGGCAGGTCTTGGGCATGTTCTGACACTGGCTTTTTGTCCAGCTCCTCGTGCCTACAGTGCACCGTTATTCCCGGGGGAAAGCTGTCTGGGTGGCTTTCTCTCCTCCTTGTGCTGAAACGGGGGGTTCCCTGGCACAGCCGGTGGTCTCCAGGGGTCATTCTGGGGAGGGGAATCATTTTGCTCAAGGGAACCCAGCTCTGGGACTGCTGCACCGGTCCCGTGCACACACatttgctgctggagcaggttcACTCCACAGGCATTGCTTCTGAGACATCTGAGCACATGATGGAGAGAAGCAGGCTTAGAGCTTGGCACTGTTTGCAGCACAAGCAGGGAGCGGAGGCCACTGGGAAGGTGTCCTCCAGCAGTCCCAGCAGCCCtttgtgctgcagggctgtCCTGAGACCTTGTCCCACGATGGGGCGCCGGAGCTTTACCATGATGGGTCCAGAGAGGCACAGGAGGAGCCTCTCCCTCTTCCAGGCCCCCTGGGGTAACCTCAGTTCTGATCCCCTCCAGACGCCGCAGAAGgaaaccctgcagcccccgccAGCAACCCGCTGGTACCCAACCTTTCTTTCCACTGCCATCACCTCTTCTCGGCACACGTCCCGGCAGGTCTATCAGCACTGGCATTTTAGGCACGGTCTCAAGTTGGTACCTGAAGAGCAAGAAGGCACCAGGCTGAAGGAAGGACACCGCGTTGTTTCCCAAGGCGGCCCAACCCGCAGCGCTGGAGCAGAAACTCCAGTTCCCGAGGGGCAGGTGAGGCCCCGTCAGCCTGTGCCCGTGTTTGTCTGTCCTGCCCATGAGAATGGTCGTCCTGCCACAAAACCCCCTTGCTGCTTCTGGGGAAATGATTCCGCTCACTGTGCACATGGAGAGCAGACTATTATGTAGTGCTGGGATTTTCCAGCACCCTTTGAATTCTAACCCTGCCGTCCAAGTTCCTTGCAGAGCCTCGCAGATTAATGCCTCTGTAGCTAAGAGCAGTCTCTCacaaacaggagagaaaaggagcaggagaaccCTGGTGGAAAACGTTGGCTAAACGCGTCTCTAGGTCCGCAGTAGGACACACGCACAGGCTGTGTCACTGTCCCACGTCCCTCCACGTGAAGTCAAACTGAACAAGAGCAACACAGAGTTCTGGGCCAACAAGGCTTCTGAGACGCTCGGTCCCCAGTGCCGTCACGAGTACAGTTCCCAGCGCCGGGCAGGGCTGCCCTCCCAAGCAGGAGCTGAGAAGCCGCTTGGTTGCTCAGCCAAGGGCTTGCAGGAGCAAACATACCACGGCAGGACCATAACCCGTCCAGAAGAGGTCTGGGAAGCAGCGGTGTCATGGCGCGAGATGACCGAGTCCCTCATCTCCGGCATCTGCAACGAGGACAGAGACGGATGGCGGGAGGAGCGGACGCTGGGAAGGGCCGGCTGCTCGCTCCGCCTCAGCCCAGCGCCAGCAAAGAGCCAGAGCAGCCCAAGGGCTCTGGGCTCAGcaagccttgctctgcctgtgcctCTGCTCCCGGCCCCCAGAGTGGGGCACACAGCGCTCCCCACCCTCAACGCCGGCCTTTTGTCACAAAGTGCAGCTCCTCTGGGGGTGGCTCTTGCGAAGCCGGGCCATTGCACGCCAGGGAGGTGCTCTGCAGGGAGCCTGCTGTGCTCTAGAGCTCGAGGAGCCCCGGGGGCTGAGCAAGGCACGGCCGGCCAGGGGAAAGCAGCCCCCAGAAAgcatttcagaagcagcaggagtGGCGCTGGGAAAGTGAAAATCCTACCTCGAGAAGAGCTTGCAGCATCTTGCCACTGCCATTCAGCCTTTCCAGAAAGTCTAagtaaaatctcatttttatgtcttttccCTGGACAATCAGCATGCCCACGTCCCTCCAGATGATGGCAACGTTCTCCCTGTTCTCTAGGCAGGCATGGAAAAGGTGCGTGGTCCTtttcatgtaaagctgcacgGTGCCCTCAGAGACAGCGTTCTCTGAGGCTATCTGAGCAAACGGCAGTTGCTCAACATCTTGACGGCCTGAAAGACAAGAGAAGAGGAACACGGGAACTTGCAGACCTGCTGGGCAGGCTGCAGTCAAAGCTCTGCAGCTTCCAGGCCCTCGGCAACACTTTGGTCCTGGGCTGTCTGGCCGGGCCAGCGCCTCTGAGGAGACGCTCGGCTTGTCCCTTCCTCTTAAAGTGGACAGTGAGGTGCGGAGCAGAGCGCTGTGGCTCCTCTGAtacagaaagggaaacaaagagcCTGAGGCACTTGGCGGGAAGAAGAGCCGTGACTGCGGGACAAGTGGGGGAGATGGGCGCCAGGTCCCAGGGCAAGCTGGAGGCTGCCAGCCCATTGGAGCCCACACGCGGTGCTGTCTGTCGTTAGAGAGAAACGCACCCCAAACACAGACCAAGCTCTTGGTGCTGCCCGGGGTCCCACAACAGCTGCCCCAAAGGCAGGAGTGACTAGAAGGCGCAGGTGTTGCGGTCACTGGGTTTTGGAAGGAACCATCTTTCCCCCCTGGGTTTCCCCTGCTTTTCCCCTTgcaaggaggctgagggagctgggctcaAGGGCCAGCGCCGCTTTCGCTCTGCTTACCAGGAATGTCTATGCAGCCGCAGCGGAGCTCATGGTCCTGCGCAACAGCCTGTTCAAGTTGAAACACGGGTCTCTCCACCATCACCAGATCCTGCTCACTGAGGGCTACTCGCTTTGTGACAACCGCAAAAGTCCCGATTCCGGGAATGCGGACAGCCTGAAACAGAGGAGATGGCGGAAGGGAAGAAGTCTTGGAGGGACAGGCGGGTGACTTGTCAGAGGTGCTGATGGTGCTCAGTGCCCTGCCCTGGCCTGAGGTACAAAGGAGCAAGATGGGCTCTTTGGAAACCTGGGCAGAAGACAAACAGGGCCTGCgcttttccctctctccccGCTTCAGCCACGGAGAACCAAATAGGCGagggaaagctgaaaaacatCCTCTGGCTCAATCACATGGAAGGCAGGGGGTTCCCACACTTGGAATAAGTCCAGATGTGTCCCAGGCTTCCAGGCTTTCCCATGCAACTCTGACGGGGGGACCTTCTTGTACATCTGAATGGACAGAGGAGGTGTCCATCGCACTGTGTGCATTGCAGTGTCTGCTGGGGCGTTGCTCCCGCCTTCCAAGGAGAGGAAGAACAACTGCACTCGATGGCAAAGGGCTGTCAGGACTCGATCAGCGTTCGTCGGGATgtgagggggaggaggaggtgaggcCCACCTGGTGGAGAGCCAGCTGCAGGCTGAGGTGAGACGATGCGCTGGCCCAAATCTTAGCGAACTCTGGAAGAACAAGGGAAAGACCCGTCATGCTCTGCGGCAGCAGCCGGGAAGCCGGCAGTGCTTTGCCGTGCCCGCGGGGGCACGGGCTGTGCTCCACGCGGCTCTCGGAGGCTCAGGGCAGGCCCTGGTGTCTCCCCAGCAGGGGCCAGTTTGGCCGGGTCACAGCTCTGAACACACAGAGCCCACGCGGCCCACGAGCACCTTCAGCTCCTCTATTCAGACAGGAGCTCAGGGTGGGCAATGCCCAGCGCCAGGCAAGGGCAGCCCTTCGGGGTCAGGGGCTTCTGCCTGGGCTGCCCCAGGAAGGCAGGGGCCACGTCAGGAAGGGAACCGGGAGCCCTGGCTGCCGCGTCAGCCCCTCAGCCCTTCGGGATGGTCAATAGGTCCCTCCTCGCAGTCACCACTCCTGAGCAGCCA
This is a stretch of genomic DNA from Columba livia isolate bColLiv1 breed racing homer unplaced genomic scaffold, bColLiv1.pat.W.v2 Scaffold_102, whole genome shotgun sequence. It encodes these proteins:
- the LOC110356222 gene encoding coiled-coil domain-containing protein 81-like isoform X2, with product MAGRLFLQPHLAPTIQKLERYEFAKIWASASSHLSLQLALHQAVRIPGIGTFAVVTKRVALSEQDLVMVERPVFQLEQAVAQDHELRCGCIDIPGRQDVEQLPFAQIASENAVSEGTVQLYMKRTTHLFHACLENRENVAIIWRDVGMLIVQGKDIKMRFYLDFLERLNGSGKMLQALLEMPEMRDSVISRHDTAASQTSSGRVMVLPWYQLETVPKMPVLIDLPGRVPRREDVAEKRLLRRARLSPNRLPALPVKPEQGQKAEGSEPRARQLPAVQRSCLKEKEEKGKLPPLVGPGTVDFIARAMERREKREKKKREKKKKKKEEQLPPYIRKFLEEEEKKKKEAAAAEKRKQHSAGAMKAKAEAEKETPSVTGKGEQPKEMQRIQESSSSECSSDSSPSSVESDESSCDQLEIRTIMENWEDAGEEPPTVPEDNSVPPKRSLSPRTDRALREVVTCILGQVARKRRGERDEQLDLQDKLQCELAVLRWERSGKEAGSSQRLREAAPQAAPPARPGERRAGPAQPRECTEEGRRKLWDSLRSKIEQKRSSGTAKGLEKRARATGGPALESTSAPRRPVPGDRLGR
- the LOC110356222 gene encoding coiled-coil domain-containing protein 81-like isoform X1, with the protein product MAGRLFLQPHLAPTIQKLERYEFAKIWASASSHLSLQLALHQAVRIPGIGTFAVVTKRVALSEQDLVMVERPVFQLEQAVAQDHELRCGCIDIPGRQDVEQLPFAQIASENAVSEGTVQLYMKRTTHLFHACLENRENVAIIWRDVGMLIVQGKDIKMRFYLDFLERLNGSGKMLQALLEMPEMRDSVISRHDTAASQTSSGRVMVLPWYQLETVPKMPVLIDLPGRVPRRGDGSGKKEDVAEKRLLRRARLSPNRLPALPVKPEQGQKAEGSEPRARQLPAVQRSCLKEKEEKGKLPPLVGPGTVDFIARAMERREKREKKKREKKKKKKEEQLPPYIRKFLEEEEKKKKEAAAAEKRKQHSAGAMKAKAEAEKETPSVTGKGEQPKEMQRIQESSSSECSSDSSPSSVESDESSCDQLEIRTIMENWEDAGEEPPTVPEDNSVPPKRSLSPRTDRALREVVTCILGQVARKRRGERDEQLDLQDKLQCELAVLRWERSGKEAGSSQRLREAAPQAAPPARPGERRAGPAQPRECTEEGRRKLWDSLRSKIEQKRSSGTAKGLEKRARATGGPALESTSAPRRPVPGDRLGR